The Verrucomicrobiota bacterium nucleotide sequence TTGGAACAAACGACTGTCGACATGGCATCGAGGTGCTGCGCGCAGTGGATTCCAAACGCGAGCCCTTCGAAGCCACGGTGGAGATGGAGCGTGATTGGGTGCGGAGGACTGCCACGATCAGAGAGTTCATCGGTGCCGTGGTCATGACACGGTCTTTAGATCCGTCCGGCAGGTCCGCGAGCAGCGCCCGGGGGAAAGTCCTGAACTCGCAGAGGCAGACCCGCGAACTCATCCTCGCGCTTGCGGCGCGCCTTCACGAGCTGGAACTGGGCAAACGCCCGTCGAGCATCGCGGACCTCGTGCCGCGCTACCTGCCTTCCGCACCCTTGGATCCCGGGACGAGCAAGCCGCTCGCGCTGCCGTGAGCGCGCCCGCTCAGTGCCACTTCTGCAACTCGACGATGTTCCCCTCCGGGTCCGCCATGTAAACGAGCGTGAGCAGTCCCGCGCCCTGGATGTCCATCGTCACCAGCCCGCCGACGTCGCGGCCGCCGCGCGAGAGGATATCCGCGCGTGTCGCCTCCACGTTGTCGACCTCGAAGGCGAGGTGCGCGAAACCCGGCCGGTTCAGCGCCGCCGGGGGCGCGGGCAACGGGTCGTTGTAGGTGAAGATTTCGAGCGTCGGTCCGTTCGCGCCGTGGCCGGGAAGCCGGATGTGCCGCCCGCGGATGCGCGCGCCCGGCATGGCCGTGAGCGAGTCAATGTGCGGCCCGTGGTGGTCGCGCTCGGAGCTGACCGGTTCGCAGCCGAACACTTCGCAGTAGAACGTCACCATCGCCTGCCAGTCGCGGGCGATGAGGTTGGTGTGCGCGTAGCGGACGCGCGGCTTGCCGGGCTGGTTCATGCCGCAAGTCTGGCAAGCGCGGCATGGAGTGGCGAGGGAATGTTGGCCAGCAGCCGGGGAGGAAGCGGGCTTGAACCGGACCCGTCGAAGGCGGGCCGCGGGCTGCCGCGCCCGAGGAATCTGTTGAAGTCCTCGCGGATTGGGCGCAAACATCCCCGCACCATGCACTGGGACGAAGACCCGAACTACGTGGAAGGCGTGTGGCGCGGCCTTCGGGGTTTTGTCGTCCTCGCCCTTTGCCTCGGGCTGGTCGTCGCGATGATCACCGGAGACTTTCTCCCGCTGCTTCGGAGCATCGGCATGGCGGCGCTTTCCGGACTCGTCTTCCTCATCGTCGGATTGACTGGCGGGCTCTTGATGAAGGCCCTGGTCTCCGCCGGCTGGGGCTGCTCGGCGTGGCTCGATAAACTCACCACCAAGCTCAAGCACTGAACGCTTCTAACTTGATGACCTCAACCTCTCCGACCGTCACGCTGCCCGGCCGTTCGCGCCGGGAGTTTCTCGCGCTCGCCCCGCAAGCCGCCGCGGGGCTGGCCTTCGCGCCCGCGTTCGCCGCGGATGAACGCAAGATTCCGCCCGCGGACGGCAAGCTGCGCATCATTTGTTTCGGCGCGCACCCGGACGATTGCGAGTTGCAGGCGGGCGGCACCGGCGCGTTGTGGGCGTCGCTCGGGCACCACGTGAAGTTCGTCTCCGTGACCAACGGTGACATCGGCCACTGGCGCGAAGCCGGCGGTCCGCTGGCCTTGCGCCGCATGCGCGAAGTGCAGGAAGCCTCGCGCATCCTCGGCACGCACGTCGAGGTGCTCGACATCCACGACGGCGAGCTGGAGCCGAATCTGGAAAACCGCCGCAAGATCACCCGCCTCATCCGCGAGTGGCGCGCCGACCTCGTCTTCGCGCCGCGGCCGAACGACTACCATCCCGACCACCGTTACACCGGCATCCTCGTGCAGGACGCCAGCTACATGGTCGCCGTGCCGTTCATCACGCCAGACGTGCCGCCGCTGAAGTCCAACCCGGTCTTCCTCTACTACACGGACCGTTTCCAGAAACCCAACCCGTCCGCGCCCGACATCGCGATCAACATCGACCCGGTGATGGAAAGGAAGCTCGACGCGCTCGCCGTGATGGAGTCGCAGTTCCTCGAGGGCGGAGCGCTCGGACACGCCGGGTTGCTGCCGAAGACGCCCGAGGACCGCGTGAAGCGCGTCGCCGCCGTCCGCGCCGCGCACGCCGGGCGCAATCTCTCGCTTGCCAACCGCTATCGCCCCAAGCTCGTCGAGTGGTATGGCGCCGACGCGGGCGCGAAGGTGAAACACGCCGAGGCCTTCGAACTCACCGAATACGGCCGCCAGCCGGACAAGGCGGAATTCAAGCGGCTGTTTCCGTTCGTGGGGTGAGGCGGCGTCGCGCGGGCAAACTCGCCGGCGTGTTCGGACGAGGTTGTCCGCGCCGTTCGGTCCAAGGCGTCAAATGCGTCGGCGCTCGCGGCGAACCCATGCTCGCGCAGTTCCGCGGCCCACGACTCGAAGGGTCCGGCTGACGGGACGCCGCCGCCCTCCTGCGCAGCTCAGCTCCCACCGCCACACGAGGCCGTCGTCGGGATCGGTCACTTCGCCGATGTGTTTGAAGCCGCGGAAGTGCGGCGTCGAGCTTCGCTTGCCGCCGCAGTCCAAAGTCGGATTTCGAGGCGGGGCGCGGCCGCCGCGACTACCGCCGGGGCGCGGGGGCCGGTTTGCGCGGGAGCTTGTCCTTCGCCATCGCGGTGTTGAAGACGAACGACGCCATGATGACGGAGGCTTGCCTGAGGTCGTCGGGTTGCGCGCGGTCGTAGACGTCCATGCTCGAGTGGTGTGTGCGGGTGAAGTATTCGAGGTCGTCCTGGATGAACTGGAATCCCGGCAGGCCGATGCCGTCGAAGCTCAGGTGGTCAGTGCCGCCGGTGAGGTTGGCGGTGAGCGTGTCCGCGCCCATGTCGCGGAAGGGCGCAAGCCACTGCCGGAAGATGGGGCGCACGGCCTCGTTGCCCTGCATGTAAACGCCGCGGATGCGCCCGGAGCCGTTGTCGAGGTTGAAGTAGCCGGCGAACTTGTCGTATTCGGGCTTGGTCACGAGCCGCGAGTTGGAGCGTCCGGGTCCGCCCTGTCCGAAGCCGCCGCCGAATCGCTTGCCGCCCTTCTCACCGCCCTTGTCGTCGGCCTTGGCTTCGGCCTTGGCGTCGGCCTTGGCGTCGGTTTTGGCTTCGGCTTTTTTCTCGTCTTTCTTGTCGCCGTCCTTCGTGGCCGGCGGTGCGTTCGTGATGGTGGTGACGGTGCCGAAGGTGTCGCGGACATAGGCGCGCGAGCCGAGCAAGCCTTGCTCCTCGCCCGTCCACAAGCCGATGCGGATGGTGCGGCGCGGCTTGAGGCCGGCGGCCTGGATGATGCGCACGGCTTCCATGCAGACGGCGACGCCGCAGCCGTTGTCGGTGGCGCCGGTGCCGCTGTGCCAGGAATCCATGTGTGCGCCCAGCATCACGATCTCATCCTTCAGATCCGTGCCGGGAATCTCGGCGATGGTGTTGTAGGCCATGAGGTCGTCGTTGTGATACTGCACCTGCAACTCGACGTGCATTTTCAGCTTCTCGCCGGCCTGCGCCATGCGCACGAGGCGGTTGTAATGCTCGTCGGACATCACGATCTGCGGCGGGATGTTGCCCGCGTTCGTGGCCCACGGCGAGGAGCGCGAGAAGAAGCCGCCGCCGGTGCTCGGAATGCTGGCGGACGCGAGGAACATGGTGCCGCCATCGCCGCGGCGGCTCGGGTCCACGATGAGCGCGGCGCCTTCCTTCACGATGAACGGCACACGGCGCGAGGCGAGCTGGGCGGCGGCAAGCGCGGCGGCGCGTCGCTCGGGCGAAGTCTGGCTCGTGGAGCGGCTCGGCGGCGGGACGGTCGGCACGGTTCCGGCGCCGGGCGGCGCGGCGTTCGCCATGCGGAGCAGGCCGGCTTCGTCCACCCGGAAGGCTTGCGCTTCGAAGTGGGCCTTCAGTTCGCGGCCGGGGCTCGCGAGCACAATCGCGCCCTTGAGCTTGCCCTCGTATTTCTTGAGGTCGGCCTCGGTGGCGGCGTCGATGTAAACGACATCCGCAGTGAGCGGCGTGTCAAAGCCCGGCGACCACGCCTTGGGGAACGCGATGAGCGGGATGCCCTGCGGCTCGATGACTTGCGCGGAGAACCGCTTGAGCGACCAGCCGCGGCCAAACGGGCCCCACGCGTGAAGCCGGCCGTTTTGCAAGCCCCACGACGTGAGCTTCTCCTTTGTCCACTCGTTCGCGCGCTTGAGATTGGGCGAACCGGTCAGTCGCGGGCCGATCACGTCCGTGAGGTAGCTGAGCGTCTGCATGACCTGCGAGCGGTTGAGGCCCTCGTCCTTGATGCGCTCGATGGGGTCGTTCGTGTTCGTGATGCGGAACGCGAGCGCGTTGGTGGGCGCGTCGGCGTTCGGCGCGGGCTGTTGAGCGCGCGCCGGCGCCAGCGGGAGCAAAACGATGAGCGCGAGCGCGAAGCCGCCGCGGAGGGCGCGGTTTGCGGGCGTGGAATTCCGGCAAACGGACGGTGATGTCAGAGGCATAATGGGCGCGAAGGTAGCGGGAGTGCCGCGCGCATCAAGCACGATCTGAGATCGGCTCGGCGGCGACGGAACCATTACCGTTTCGGCCGTTCGAGGCGGAACGTGCCCCAGTCGCTCGGGCAGCGATAGGTGGAGAAGAAATTCGTGGTGGTGGCGTGGCCTTCGTAGGTGTAAAGGCCGCCGGCGAGCGCGCCGAGGTCGGCGTGGCCCGTGAACTGAAACCGGCCCGATTCCTCGCGCATCTCGAGCGGCACCGTGTAACCGAAGCTGAGGATGCCCTGATACTTCGCGTGGAATTTCGCGGTGTAGGTGTTCGTCCCCGTGCGGAGCATCACGCAGCGGAGCTTGCCGTTGTGGCCGTTGTGATCGCTCTTCCAGCGGCCCTCCCACCGGCCTTCGACGGACCCGGGCGCGGGCGTGATGCCGGCGAAGAGCTTCCAATCGCGGTCAAACGTGGAGCAACCGGCGGCCGTCAGCGTGAGGCACAGGAGGAACAGACGGGCGAACCGCGCCGCCTCGCTCGTTTCCACGTTCAATGTGCGGCGTGCGGACGGAAGCGCCTGTCTCGAATCCGCCGCGCAACCATCCGGTTTCGCCGTCGGCTCGTTGGAATGAACGTGCGGCTTCTTCATCGCGAAATCTTCTTCTGGACAAACTCCGATCACCGACGCCGGGCTTCCGCGATTTGTTCGGGAGTCACCGGCCGCGCCACCGCCTCGCGTCCCGTTGCCGCGGTCCGGTGCTTGCGGTTCATGGTTCCGGCCGGAGGCGCGGGCAGCTTACCCGGCGCCAACCGGATTTCGAGCGTCTTTTGGCGGCACGGCTAGGTGGCGGCGTCAGGAACCGCGAGCGCGAGCACGGCGCCGCACACGCGGTCCGGCGTGACGGCGTGAAGGCACTCGAGCGCGCGGGGATTCGAGCAATCGGATTTCATGCACGGGGCGCAAGGCAACGGATGGCGCAGCGCGCGCCCGAGCTGGCCGTAGGGGCCCGTGCGCGCGGGCGACGTGGGGCCGAAGAGCGAGACAACGGGTTTGCGCAGCGCGGCGGCAATGTGCATCGGGCCGGTGTCGTTTGTGACCACGGCATCGCAGCAGCGCAGCCACTCGACCATCTCGGGCAACGTCGTCTGGCCCGCGAGATTCCGGCACCGGCCGGGCGCGGCGCGGTGGATCGCCTCGCCGAGCGGCGCGTCCCCGCGGCTGCCGAGGATGACGAAACGCGCCGCCGGATCGCGCGCCGCGAGTTGACGGGCGAGGTCGGCGAAGTTGCCGACGGGCCAGCGTTTGTTTTCCCACCGCGCGCCGGGCACGAGCGCCACGAGCCGCGCGGCGTCCGCGGGGATCCGTTGGCGCACGGCCGCTGCGATTTCGGGCCGTGCGGGAAGCCATTCGAAGTTCCAGTGCACCGGCACGTCGAGCGCGCGGAGCACCGCGAGATACCAGTCCACCGCGTGGGCGTCGGGCGACGGGCGGGGCACGGCGATGTCGTAGAATCCGTGCGCGGCTTCGCGCTGGAGCTCGATGCCGATGGCGAGGTTCGCGCCCGAGAGCCATGCAAATGCGCCGCTGCGGGCGAGCCCTTGCAAGTCGATGACCCAGTCAAACTTCATCGCGCGAACCGCGCGGACGCTGCGGATGGGCGCGGCCCACTTGAGCGGCGACGTCCAGTGCTCGCGGTGAAACCGCACGAGGCCGGTGAGGTCGCGGTCGCCTTCGAGCAGCGGGCTCAGCTCGGCGGAAATCCACCAGTGGATGGCCGCCCCGGGAAACCGGAGCCGGAGCAGCCGCAGGACGGGCAGCGCCTGGACGACGTCACCGAGGGAGCTGGGTTTGAGGAGGAGGATGTTCACCGGCAGGTAGACGCGGCGCTGAACGCCGGGCGTCACTTGCCCAGTGCGAGGCGTTCGGCGAGGCGCTCGGGAAGCCCGGCGGCGCGAATCTTGGCCTGGGTGGTGGCGATGTCGTAGTCGATCCGTCGCAACTCGATCGTGGATTCGTCGAGGTCATACACGACGTAGGCCGCCCTGGGATTGCCGTCGCGCGGCTGACCAATGGAGCCGACGTTCACGAAGTATTTCTTGCCCGGCTCGACCTTGAACTTGGAGTAGGTGCCGCCGCGGACCTGGCTGTCGCGGATGAATGCGACGGGCACGTGGGTGTGACCGAAGAAGCACACGGCGGTGTTCTGGTAGGTGAAGCTGGAGGCGGCCGCAAGCTTGTCAAACACGTAGCCCCAGCGTTTGGGGCCGTCGAGCGTCGCGTGGACGATTGTAAAACTAGCCACGAGCCGGATGTAGCGCAGGTCGCGGAGCCATTGCGTGTCCTCCTCAGTGAGTTGCGCGCGGGTCCATGCAACGGCTTCGGCGGCGTGGGGATTGAAGCCATCGAGCGCGGCTGCGACCGAGCAGTATTCGTCGTGGTTGCCTTTCACGACGGGTATGCCGGTGCCCTTGATGTAGTCGAGGCACTCCTTGGGATTGGCATTGTAGCCGACCACGTCGCCGAGGCAGCAGTAGTGGGTGACCTTTTGCTGCTTGCAGTCCTCGAGGACGGCTTGGAGTGCCTCGAGGTTGCCGTGGATGTCGGCGAGGATGGCGTATCTCATGTCTAACGGCCGCTGGTCAGGGCGGCGTCACCGCACGATTTCGAATCCGCGTAACTGGCTGCGCGCTTCATGCCACCGGGCCGTCTCGTTCTCGATGAACCGGCCGAGGCCTGAATCACGGATGGCTTCCTGGAAAGCCTCGAGTTCGTCCCGCGTCCCTTCGGCAACCAGTTCCACCGTGCCGTCGGGCAGATTCCGGATCGTTCCAGCCAGTTCGTATCCCGCGGCGAGCGACCGGACCGTGTGGCGAAATCCGACGCCCTGCACCCGGCCCGAGTAACTCACCTTCACGCAACTGCGGCTCATGGCTTCGACCGTCACCACTTTCCACTCGCGCGCCTCGCACGCCGGGCGACTGGACGCGGCGACTATCCGCATCCACTTTGAGACATGCAAGCCTTTCCTCCCATTCCGCGCGCTCGACGCGCGATGGTCGCGCCCGCGCGGACGGTGCTCTGCCTTGACGCCGCGGCACCCGCTTCCTACAGTCGCGCTCCATGAAACGAAGTGTCCCGGTTCTGCTCGTCGCGCTCGTGTGGCTCGCGTTCCCCACCGCCTCCCCGGCGCCGCTCATCTATCGCCCCGGAGAAGGCTGGACTTATGAGCCTTACGGTTCGAAGAGCGGAGCGTGGCAGCGCAAAAACGCCCGGCTCCAACTCGAGGTCGCACAGGGAGCATTCGAGAAAAAGGACTACGGCCTCGCCGCGAAGTGCGCGAATCACCTCCTTGCCAAGTGGCCCGAGTCCGACTTCGCCCCGCAGGCCTATTATCTGCTTGGCCGATGCCTCGAGGCGAAAGGCAAGGACGAGCAGGCTTTCCAGTCGTATCAAAACCTGATCGAGAAGTATCCGAAGGTGGACAACTATCAGGAAGTGCTCAAGCGGCAGTTCGAAATCGCCAACCGATACCTCGCCGGGCAGAAATTCAAGATCGCCGGCCTCGTGCCCTATTGGGCGGACATGGACAAGACGGCCGCGCTCTACGAGAAGGTCATCAAGAACGGCCCCTACAGC carries:
- a CDS encoding VOC family protein, with amino-acid sequence MNQPGKPRVRYAHTNLIARDWQAMVTFYCEVFGCEPVSSERDHHGPHIDSLTAMPGARIRGRHIRLPGHGANGPTLEIFTYNDPLPAPPAALNRPGFAHLAFEVDNVEATRADILSRGGRDVGGLVTMDIQGAGLLTLVYMADPEGNIVELQKWH
- a CDS encoding PIG-L family deacetylase; the protein is MTSTSPTVTLPGRSRREFLALAPQAAAGLAFAPAFAADERKIPPADGKLRIICFGAHPDDCELQAGGTGALWASLGHHVKFVSVTNGDIGHWREAGGPLALRRMREVQEASRILGTHVEVLDIHDGELEPNLENRRKITRLIREWRADLVFAPRPNDYHPDHRYTGILVQDASYMVAVPFITPDVPPLKSNPVFLYYTDRFQKPNPSAPDIAINIDPVMERKLDALAVMESQFLEGGALGHAGLLPKTPEDRVKRVAAVRAAHAGRNLSLANRYRPKLVEWYGADAGAKVKHAEAFELTEYGRQPDKAEFKRLFPFVG
- a CDS encoding M20/M25/M40 family metallo-hydrolase — protein: MPLTSPSVCRNSTPANRALRGGFALALIVLLPLAPARAQQPAPNADAPTNALAFRITNTNDPIERIKDEGLNRSQVMQTLSYLTDVIGPRLTGSPNLKRANEWTKEKLTSWGLQNGRLHAWGPFGRGWSLKRFSAQVIEPQGIPLIAFPKAWSPGFDTPLTADVVYIDAATEADLKKYEGKLKGAIVLASPGRELKAHFEAQAFRVDEAGLLRMANAAPPGAGTVPTVPPPSRSTSQTSPERRAAALAAAQLASRRVPFIVKEGAALIVDPSRRGDGGTMFLASASIPSTGGGFFSRSSPWATNAGNIPPQIVMSDEHYNRLVRMAQAGEKLKMHVELQVQYHNDDLMAYNTIAEIPGTDLKDEIVMLGAHMDSWHSGTGATDNGCGVAVCMEAVRIIQAAGLKPRRTIRIGLWTGEEQGLLGSRAYVRDTFGTVTTITNAPPATKDGDKKDEKKAEAKTDAKADAKAEAKADDKGGEKGGKRFGGGFGQGGPGRSNSRLVTKPEYDKFAGYFNLDNGSGRIRGVYMQGNEAVRPIFRQWLAPFRDMGADTLTANLTGGTDHLSFDGIGLPGFQFIQDDLEYFTRTHHSSMDVYDRAQPDDLRQASVIMASFVFNTAMAKDKLPRKPAPAPRR
- the waaF gene encoding lipopolysaccharide heptosyltransferase II is translated as MHDRVATDRLRHRHHPGQDSRRRASRAPRRTPRTGQVTPGVQRRVYLPVNILLLKPSSLGDVVQALPVLRLLRLRFPGAAIHWWISAELSPLLEGDRDLTGLVRFHREHWTSPLKWAAPIRSVRAVRAMKFDWVIDLQGLARSGAFAWLSGANLAIGIELQREAAHGFYDIAVPRPSPDAHAVDWYLAVLRALDVPVHWNFEWLPARPEIAAAVRQRIPADAARLVALVPGARWENKRWPVGNFADLARQLAARDPAARFVILGSRGDAPLGEAIHRAAPGRCRNLAGQTTLPEMVEWLRCCDAVVTNDTGPMHIAAALRKPVVSLFGPTSPARTGPYGQLGRALRHPLPCAPCMKSDCSNPRALECLHAVTPDRVCGAVLALAVPDAAT
- a CDS encoding metallophosphoesterase family protein, translating into MRYAILADIHGNLEALQAVLEDCKQQKVTHYCCLGDVVGYNANPKECLDYIKGTGIPVVKGNHDEYCSVAAALDGFNPHAAEAVAWTRAQLTEEDTQWLRDLRYIRLVASFTIVHATLDGPKRWGYVFDKLAAASSFTYQNTAVCFFGHTHVPVAFIRDSQVRGGTYSKFKVEPGKKYFVNVGSIGQPRDGNPRAAYVVYDLDESTIELRRIDYDIATTQAKIRAAGLPERLAERLALGK
- a CDS encoding acylphosphatase, encoding MSRSCVKVSYSGRVQGVGFRHTVRSLAAGYELAGTIRNLPDGTVELVAEGTRDELEAFQEAIRDSGLGRFIENETARWHEARSQLRGFEIVR
- the bamD gene encoding outer membrane protein assembly factor BamD, translating into MKRSVPVLLVALVWLAFPTASPAPLIYRPGEGWTYEPYGSKSGAWQRKNARLQLEVAQGAFEKKDYGLAAKCANHLLAKWPESDFAPQAYYLLGRCLEAKGKDEQAFQSYQNLIEKYPKVDNYQEVLKRQFEIANRYLAGQKFKIAGLVPYWADMDKTAALYEKVIKNGPYSEVAPQAQLNIGAAREKQTRFLNNDEPFIQAVKAYEKAADRYNDNKSVAADALFKAGQAYAKQARTAEYDQSAAAKALAAFTDFTTLYPGDARVPEAQKAMATIKTEQARGALTIARYYDKQGRRAGALVYYNEVLIKDPNSPYAIEARARIETLKAEAALQALDAPPPK